A stretch of Saccharomyces cerevisiae S288C chromosome IV, complete sequence DNA encodes these proteins:
- the YRB1 gene encoding Ran GTPase-binding protein YRB1 (Ran GTPase binding protein; involved in nuclear protein import and RNA export, ubiquitin-mediated protein degradation during the cell cycle; shuttles between the nucleus and cytoplasm; is essential; homolog of human RanBP1) produces MSSEDKKPVVDKKEEAAPKPPSSAVFSMFGGKKAEKPETKKDEEDTKEETKKEGDDAPESPDIHFEPVVHLEKVDVKTMEEDEEVLYKVRAKLFRFDADAKEWKERGTGDCKFLKNKKTNKVRILMRRDKTLKICANHIIAPEYTLKPNVGSDRSWVYACTADIAEGEAEAFTFAIRFGSKENADKFKEEFEKAQEINKKA; encoded by the coding sequence atgtcTAGCGAAGATAAGAAACCTGTCGTCGACAAGAAGGAAGAGGCTGCTCCAAAGCCACCATCCTCTGCTGTCTTCTCCATGTTTGGTGGTAAGAAGGCCGAAAAGCCAGAAACCAAGaaagacgaagaagataCCAAGGAGGAAACCAAGAAGGAAGGTGATGATGCTCCAGAATCACCAGATATCCATTTTGAACCAGTGGTTCACCTGGAAAAGGTAGATGTTAAGACAatggaagaagacgaagaagTTCTTTACAAGGTCAGAGCCAAGCTTTTCAGATTCGATGCCGATGCCAAGGAATGGAAAGAAAGAGGTACTGGTGACTGTAAGTTcttgaagaacaaaaagacTAACAAGGTTAGAATATTGATGAGAAGAGACAAGACCTTAAAGATTTGTGCTAACCACATCATTGCTCCAGAATACACTTTGAAGCCTAACGTTGGTTCTGATAGATCTTGGGTGTATGCTTGTACAGCAGATATTGCAGAAGGTGAAGCAGAAGCCTTCACTTTTGCTATCAGATTTGGCAGTAAGGAAAATGCTGATaaatttaaagaagaatttgaaaaagctcaagaaatcaacaaaaagGCTTAG